A single Nicotiana tabacum cultivar K326 chromosome 5, ASM71507v2, whole genome shotgun sequence DNA region contains:
- the LOC107774147 gene encoding uncharacterized protein LOC107774147, which translates to MVPIKLVVGECTLNIVSAYTPQASLDEEVKRRFWEGFDEIVRSISLAKRLFIGANFTGHIRSTVGGYGEVHGGFIFGDRNGGGTSLLDFAKVFELVITNSNFPKREEHMVTFQSTVAKTQIDYLLLRRCDRGLCKDCKVISGETLPTQHRLLVKDAGIMIRRKKRSVRGRPRIR; encoded by the coding sequence ATGGTGCCTATTAAGTTAGTGGTCGGAGAGTGCACCCTAAATATCGTTAGCGCTTACACGCCGCAAGCGAGCTTGGATGAGGAGGTTAAAAGGCGCTTCTGGGAGGGGTTCGATGAGATTGTGCGTAGTATTTCGCTTGCTAAGAGGTTATTTATAGGAGCGAATTTCACTGGACATATAAGGTCGACTGTTGGTGGCTATGGCGAGGTACATGGAGGCTTCATTTTTGGGGATAGGAACGGAGGAGGAACTTCGCTATTGGATTTCGCTAAGGTATTTGAACTGGTGATTACGAACTCTAATTTTCCGAAGAGGGAAGAGCATATGGTTACTTTCCAAAGTACGGTGGCaaagactcagattgattatctcctcctcaggaggtgcGATAGAGGattgtgcaaggattgcaaggttatcTCGGGCGAGACACTCCCAAcgcaacataggctcttggtgaagGACGCTGGTATcatgataaggaggaagaagaggtctgTTCGAGGACGACCGAGGATCAGGTGA